The nucleotide window ATCGATAACCAATTTTTTCCTAGAGTAGTACAACTTTTTTCATGTTCATGTGCAACATTAAGGGCAACACATTTTGCTTAATGTTTTGAGAATGAAAcgtgtcaatgctagactcgtGCCGAAAGATCTGATTATATTACAGAAAACGTTGTTGATGACGATTAGAGGTCGCAAAAGAAATTCTTCACAACGTATCTGAGTACCCAGCATTCATCAACGGCATCATTAGATAGATAGATGAaaaataattgaggttttgcactgcgacctatggtctaATATCTCGTATATCACATATAGTCACAAAGGTCCAGCACTTTGAATAATTCCACGAGCTTGCTGGTCGCGACTGAGGCAATGTGATCTCTGAAACCTAGAGCCTTGGCCTGCTTCTACAAATTTCTGGGCAATCCTgaatcaggtgttctggagtttcctgtTCATTGTCGCAAAACCAgcagtttgcgcaagagactatgatcatgttggacaagtgcttcctgagcctACAGTGCCTTGTGTAGAGCGCGGCCTTGTGAGGTTGTAACCTCCCAATAGCTCGGTGTGGCGTATTACTGCTGCCTGCTACCAGTGCCGTTCATCTCCTCAATCTCTACACCGTGCCGAGCAACTCGTTTATGGTGTGGAGCCTCTACGCAACGCATAGTTCTGAAGTCATCATCCAAATAATGTCGCAAAGCGGGTTAGTTAGTTGGCCTCAACACATTGTCGGCTACCGCTTTATAGCGAAGACTCTGCTTGAAAGATGCTCAGAAAACGTTCCACTGATATGGATAGTTTGGCATGCGGTCCCGCAACGTCCGCTCCAATGCCTTCCGATGatttcgagccgtcagtgtagTGTTATCCCTCCGCAGTAGGCAGCCGAAATCGATAAACCAAAAATTCGCTGAATGCACTGAAGGTCATTTGGCCGATActtataacaaattaaaaatttgattggAAGCGTTTGTATGCTTTTATTGGCTCAGTGGCTTTTTTGAAGGCTCCTGAAGgaagaataaatatttgtattaaaatacgttAAATTTAGTATTTCAGTTGTATCGCACCGAATAGAAGAACCCTGTCGAAGCCACTTGTTTCGGGGATATACATTCCTTTGATACCTGTTATGACATCGCTAAATTAATAGGGTATAAAAAACGAacacagcaaaaaaattaaactggcTAATCTTTAGAAGTCCTAACAACTGTTGCATACTTAAtctcttatttttgtttttcagacaATTTTCCAATCACATATCAATGGACATTTGCATTATTATCTAGGCGACAAATCTGCTGCCAAAGACTGTTACGCTGTAATTCTGCATAACACTGAAAACCTGGAGGATATCGGAGTTTTCCAAATGAGCATTTTGCGTTATGCCAACTATTTACTTGAACGTGGCAAATATGAGAAAGCAATCAGCGCATATGGGCAATGCACGAGAATCAGTAGTTGCCGCGTGAAGGCGTTTTATGAACTTGGAAGGGCCTATTATCGAGTAAGTACCTTAATGGATTTGAGATTATTTTCAGGATACACTAATTCACCAACTAACAATTCAAAATATAGTTAGGAAAATATCAAGCGGCGGAGGAAAAGTTTTCGTCTTGTACAAATTTTGGCATACATTTACCAGATGTTTGGGGCTACTTGGCATTGGCTAATCTCAAGATGAATAATACATTTAAGGCTCTTGAATCCTGGAAATACGCCAAAATCGTGAGtagtaattttataaacaattttttttttaatttttatactttcgcaacatgtttctacagagtataatagttttcttGTCATAACGGATGTTTGTATCACTTTGAACGatggagatatatgtatgtacatacatatatatgtatatagagttatgtatatataaatgaacaggATGACGAGTGGAattccgagtgactgtctgtccgaccgtccgtccgtctgtgcaagcgataacttgcaGATAGCCTTAAAATGCAATTAATGGCAAACCTATAAACCATAACTAAGTTCTACATTAATATTCAAATCTGTGATTTGGTACAGCAAATCACATAGCGAGGGCATCGGtggtttaaaaaattgtattgtggCCCCGctctctaaaaatttaaaaattgggaGTTTTTTCCGACGGTCtgaaaatttggtgaaattttcgTGATAACTCCtgtcactccccatataacaacggttatgttgaaaactactaaaagtgggGCTTCACAAACAATTTAGACCTATCTTACATTATGAAAGGCAAAATCGAACTACAACTATCTTTGATCTTCGCcaattgcgagagtataaaatgttcggttacacccgaatttCACTGCCGCTTTACATGTTTTGTTTGGTATTTTTAGAACCCGAATAATGTGATAAGTGAAGAAATTTAtagtgaattgaaaaaaattgatttgaatGAAGTAACATTAATTGTTGATGCTCCTGATGCTGCAGCCAATaaaaattgctataaaaatccttgaaaaatataaatacacatcTTAAATTCGCCGTTTGAGGATTTGCACATCTTGTATATttaatgtatgtaatatattttagatgcataatgtacatatgtataaacttaTACTAACATTATAAAAAGACATTTGCCATGAAATGCTcgtattttaattacttaataCATAAAACCTGAAGGCGAACTATCGTTGCCACCACCCGTGGGCACGAATTTGTGGTATGGTGTAATAGACGTTTTTATATCTAGACTTTCTTCAGTTCTCAACTCATGTACTGCATGTTTCAATTGCAAGATGCACTCTGGATTTGTACTCACCGAAAGTTGAGAAATCTCTTTTTCAAAGAGTGTCGCCATCGCTTCGAGCAGATCAACAAAGCCAATGGATAGTGCAGCGCGTCGTATGCGGTTTAATTCCTTATAGAAGTGCTGCGTCTTCTCTGGCATTTTCTTTGCATGTCGCAGTACTTTTTGCACGTCAGACTGCAAACTTACTTGTTTTATCCACACCACACAACTTTGAGAATATGAACGCTTTTCGGCCTTCACAGGAAAGGCGTTTGTTTCGCCTGGCAATAAGTCTTCAGCAAATCCCAATAACTGCAGGTCCCCCAACCAGGGAATAACATTATTACCGGGTGGTAAAATGTTCAACattaaattagattttttcTTACTATCCGCATAGGAATAGATAAAACCATACCAATTATCATTTAATAATACCAATGCAGCTAGATTTTCAACTTTCAAAGCGCCATGGAGCAAAACGCACATCGATTCTTTTTCAGCTGTGTTTGCTGAGGCCGCGCTGCCAGTTTTATTAACGTTGGTTTCAGTATCTTCGCTGCTTTCATCGCCTTCTTTAATGTCTTTTGTATAGAATTCTCGTATTTCCTGCTCTAATTTTTCGTACTCATAGTTTGGTTGGTTTACGTCTAATGTTGGTTTTACAGTGGCACCAGCGCTTCCACTCGATGAAGATTTTGAGGAACTTGATTTTTCAGACGAACGACGTGCTGGCTTTTCTCTATCCACTTTAGGAATAATTAAATGTCGGCTTAAGGAAACGGGTGAACCAATTTCGGAAAGGGACAAAAACCCACATATCTCTATTTTCTGTGATATTTTTAATTCGGTTTTCACTCCATTCTCCGTTTTATATGGCGCAGGTCGGGGCCATATTACAACCGGACACTCCAACCGGAAATAACCACCAGCTTTAAGCGTAACTTCATAAGGCTTAAAATTGGCCTCACAAACTCTTTCAATTAAATCGAACATAGCAGTACGACCAAGCTCACTCTTATGGCTTGAATGTGTTCCCGTTGTGGGCGTCGATGTGTTGACGTTAGCATTTCCTGAGGGCTTATTGTTGTCACTTATATTTTCCGAACCCTCCATAGTCTCTTTCACAGCTTTAGGCATATAAAGTTGACCTacgccaaaaaaaatatatatatattttaaaataaatcttaagTTATCTTATAAAATTACCTTTAAGCCCTGTGAAATCGATTAGCTGTTGATATATTGGCAAAGAACGCGTGAAGTAATAATCACTTTGAACTCCcatgcacacaaaatttaacttaactGCCTTCAGTTGAGTTATCCAATCGAACTGAGGTTCATTTTCTTTGTCGACATAACTGTGGAAAAATCCCTTGAGTGCAGTACTTCCAAACCTGTTACGTTTATACACAGACGCTTTAGTAACaatcttaaatattttgaaaccatTTAAATACTTACCCTAAGCCACAGTCCGTGAACACTACAACTTGAGAATAGTTTTGAAAGCCCCAATTAGTCGACAATATGCTCGCAACATTTTTCAACATACTTATGAGGCACAGTTTGTCACCAGGTTCTATTTTCTTTAGAGCTTGTCGAATAATGTCATAATCACGCGTAAAATCTACCTTTACCTCGGATGTTGTGGAGTATACAACTAGTGAAACATATTCCAACTTCGATGTGGCAGACAAATG belongs to Bactrocera dorsalis isolate Fly_Bdor chromosome 1, ASM2337382v1, whole genome shotgun sequence and includes:
- the LOC105223886 gene encoding integrator complex subunit 14 — encoded protein: MPTIIALDVSLSMQRQIPNRSEENALTYHQLAVKGISQLLEHLSATSKLEYVSLVVYSTTSEVKVDFTRDYDIIRQALKKIEPGDKLCLISMLKNVASILSTNWGFQNYSQVVVFTDCGLGFGSTALKGFFHSYVDKENEPQFDWITQLKAVKLNFVCMGVQSDYYFTRSLPIYQQLIDFTGLKGQLYMPKAVKETMEGSENISDNNKPSGNANVNTSTPTTGTHSSHKSELGRTAMFDLIERVCEANFKPYEVTLKAGGYFRLECPVVIWPRPAPYKTENGVKTELKISQKIEICGFLSLSEIGSPVSLSRHLIIPKVDREKPARRSSEKSSSSKSSSSGSAGATVKPTLDVNQPNYEYEKLEQEIREFYTKDIKEGDESSEDTETNVNKTGSAASANTAEKESMCVLLHGALKVENLAALVLLNDNWYGFIYSYADSKKKSNLMLNILPPGNNVIPWLGDLQLLGFAEDLLPGETNAFPVKAEKRSYSQSCVVWIKQVSLQSDVQKVLRHAKKMPEKTQHFYKELNRIRRAALSIGFVDLLEAMATLFEKEISQLSVSTNPECILQLKHAVHELRTEESLDIKTSITPYHKFVPTGGGNDSSPSGFMY